Genomic segment of Mycobacterium botniense:
AGCCCGCGCCCACTCCGTCAAATTCACACCACCAGCACACTCACTAGAACATTCGTACGCTCACTATCACTCAGTATTCGCCAACTGCTCAGAACCCCTGGCTAGGTACTCCGTGAGTTCCCGCGTTCTGCCCTTCCTGGCATCCCTGGCTCTGGTGGTTGCAGGGTGTGCGGCGGGGCCGGGCCCGTCGGGCACCGCAACCACGGCGCACCGGCCGCCCGCCCGGCCGCCGGCCGCTCCGCGACCGTCCGAGCACGCGCCGCCGGGGGTCACGCCCACGACGCCGGGCCGGCCCGGGCGGCGCAACATCTATGCCGCGGCGGGGGTGGGTACCTTCGCTCCCGGTGTGGGTGAGGACCGGCCACTGGTGTATGTGCCGCATAACCGCTCGGGCGACGTTTGGGAGATAGACCCGGCGACCTATCAGGTGGTCGGCAAATACCCGGTGGGCTGCGAGGTACAGCATGTTGTGCCCGCTCACGATATGCGCACCCTGTACGCCACCGATGGCATCGGGTTTTCGGCTCACCGTCGAGCGTGATACCGCGCTCGGCGCAGTTACCGGCTAGCGCTCGATTCGACGAAACCTCAAGTCGGCCAATGTATTAGCCATTCTATCTGCGGGGCGGGCAAGTGTCACGTAGTCTCTTACGAGGTTTCCCGCGTGTCGCTGAGCGCACGCCGTAGCAGGTGCATCGCCACCGTCGTCGAGCGCTCACGAATGTCGTCGCGGCCACCTGGCAAGCGCACGGTGCGGGTAAGCGTGTGCCCGCCCGCCAGCATCACACTGAAACACACTGTGCCTACTGGTTTTTCAGCTGTCCCTCCGCCCGGACCGGCGATTCCGGTGATGGCGATCGCGGTATCGGCGTCGAAGCGCCGCAGCGCACCCGCGGCCATTGCCTCCGCGACCGGCTCGGACACCGCCCCGTGCGCCTCGATCAGCGCCGAATCCACATCCAGTAACTGCACTTTCGCCTCGTTAGCGTAGGCCACCACCCCGCCTGTGAGGTAGGCGGACGAACCGGGCCGCTCGGTCAGCCGTGCCGCCAGCAGCCCCGCGGTGCAGGACTCCGCCGTCGCTACCCGGCGACCTGCCAGCAGTAACGCGACTTGATCGTCCACTCGCGAGCCGTCCTCGGAAAAGATGTGCTGGCGGTGTTTTTCGCGCAGCAACTCGATCAGCTGCTGATACACCCCGGCGGCGTCGGGTTGGTAGCGGGTGACCATTTCGATCTCGCCACGGCGCAAGCAGGTGGTGATCTCGAGCAACCGGAAACCGGGGATGCGCTTGTCCGCCTCGCGCAGCGTCTCAGCCAGGCCGGACTCGGGCAGCCCGAACATCCGCACGGTCTCCTGTCGGTAGATCGTGCGGCCCGCGATCGCCTGCTGCACGGCGGGTGTCTGCACCGCTGTGGGCCACATCGGCTGAAGCTCGCGTGGCGGCCCCGGCAGCACGACCAGCGTCGGCTTGCCCGGCACCACCAGACCGGGCGCGGTACCCACCGGGTCGATCACTTGTGATCCTGCCGGGATCATGGCCTGCTTGCGGTTGGCCGCACGGACCGCGTCGAAGTCGACGCGGTCGGGCATCAAAGACCTCAGGATCGCCGCGATCTTGGCCTCGAGGGTGGTGTCCAACACCAGCTGGCGCCCGCAGAAGCGGGCCACCGTCTCGACGGTCATATCGTCAGCGGTCGGACCCAGACCGCCGCTGGTGACGATTAGATTCACCCCCTCGCCGGCGAGAAAACGCAGCTGCGCCTCGATGTCGCGCGCACGGTCACCACAGATCGTCAGGTGCGCCAGCTCGACCCCCAGCTCAAAAAGCCGGTCGGCGATCCAGGGACCGTTGCGGTCCTGGACCCGCCCGCTCAAGACCTCGGTTCCGGTGACCACGATGCCCGCGCGCACACTCACCGGGATGAGACTACGCACCGCCCGTCGGCGCGGATATCGGCGCTGACATGAACGAGCCTGTTTCAGTGGCGCAGGTTCCGCGGACTCGCTACGCCAAGTGTGGCGACCCAGACCTCCGGCTGGACATCGCTTACCGGGTCTTCGGTGACGGCCCGGGTGATCTGCTCGTGCTACCGGGGCCGTCCATCCCGATTGACACCATCGACGCCGAGCCGTCGATGTACCGCTTTCATCGGCGCCTGGCCACGTTCAGCCGGGTGATCCGGTTCCGCGGTATGGGCTTGTCGTCGCGCATTCCAGGGTTTCGACATGCTGGGCATCGTCGCGCCCAGCGTCGCCCGCGATGACGCGTTTCGCGCGTGGTGGGATCTCGCCGGCAATCGTGCCGCGTCGCCGAGCATGGCCCGCGCCGCGACCAAGGTGGTGATCGAGTCCGACGTGCGCGACACCCTCACCCGTATCTCCGCGCCGACGCTGATCGTGCATCACGGCAACGCGAAGTTCATCCCTGCCGGCAATGGTCAGTATCTCGCCGAGCGCATCGCGGGATCACGCTATGGGGAACTCCCTGGGGCGGATTCCCTGTACTGGGTGGGCGACACCGCGCCGATGCTCAACAAGATTGAGGAGTTCATCACCGGGGTGCGTGGCGGTTTCGACGCCGAACGCGTACTCACCACCATCGTGTTCACCGACATCGTCGGCTCCACCGAGCGCGCCGCGGCACTCGGCGATGACCGGTGGCGCGATCTGCTCGACGACCACGACCGTATCGTCCGCCACCAGCTTCAGCGGCTCGGCGGGCGTGAAGTGAACATGGAGGCCGCGGCGTCGGCGCGCCGACTGGTTTGCCGCTGTGTCGAAGGCGGCGCGCCCGAGCGCGGGCGGTGGTCGTGCGATAACTAGGATGCGATGGCCGCGGAAGCCGCTGTCGCACAAGTAATTAGCCACAGTATGGCGTCTGGGCAGAGGTATCCACGTGCCGCTTCCCCAACTGCGATCGACCTGCTGAGTTGTGCGATATCGATCACCCAATTGCGTACCCCGTCGGGCCGACCCATCCGACCAAGGTAGGATCGTTCTGCCGTATTGGCGCCAGTCTCTGGCGAAACATGCTGGTGGAGAAGATGATTGGGTCGAGGGGTGTTGTTTGAGATATCTGAGGTGGCCGGCATGAGTTGGGCGAATGCACGGGCGGCCACGCCGACTGACACCCCCGGAAGCCTGACGCTGGCTGCAGCCTGGATGTTGCGTGCCACGCCGTGTCGATATCCCCGCACAAGCGACTTGTCACCAAGGTGTGTCACATCGCAACGAGACGACTCCATCCAGTATCGTCGACGTCCGTTGCCGCCGCGGCGTGGCGTATCCTTACTTTTAGTCAATAGTAAGGAGTTCAGATGGACGTTGCTGCCAAACTGACGTCGAAGGGTCAGGTGACGGTCCCGAAGGCAGTGCGTGATGCGCTCGGCCTGAAGGAGGGCGACGAGGTGATCTTCCGGGTGGAAGGCAGTCGAGCGGTGCTGGCCCGCACGCCGAACTTTCTCACGCTTGCCGAAACGGTCCGCGTACCAGCGGCGAAACGCAATGTCGCCTGGGATGAGGTGATCCGCCGCACCAGAGCCGCTCGAACCGCCGACCGCCGTTGACCGCGATCATTGATACCAACGTCCTCGTCCGTCACCTCACCGGCGATCCGCCTGAGATGGCGGCTCGGGCGACTGCTTACCTTGGGACCGAGCGCGAGCTACTACTGACCGACCTCATCGTCGCTAAGACGGTGTACGTGTTGGAGTCCTTCTATGAGGCGCCACGCGAACAAGTCGCCGAAGCGATGAGGTCGCTCATCACATTCGACTCCATTGTCTGCGTGGACCCGGCGCTTCTTTTGCGTTCAATCGAGGTCTACGAGACTGACCGGATTGATTTCGCGGAGGCATACCTCGTCGCGTGCGCGGAAAGCACCGGGGTCATCAAGATCGCCTCTTTCGACCGGGCCATTGACCGCGTCAAGACGGTCGAACGGATTGAACCTCCGCCGATCTGATCCGGCAATTGCGGCCGCCGCAACAGACGGTAGGACCGAGTGGCTATCAATCATCACCTAGACGCGCTGCGGAGGGGGTAGGTTAGCGACTTGTCACCAAGGTGCGGCTGGTTTGCCGGTGATGCACCTAGCGTGGTACGTCAGATCCGCATGGAGTCTCTAGCAGCTAACTCCTTGCCGCTGAAGTAGCGCGAGTGGGTTTGCTTTAAGGTGTCCAGTGATTTGCTGACAAGTGCGGCGATCTCGACGTCCCTATCGGTGCGCTCGGCTTCGAGCTTAAGCCGGTACTCCATCGCCTCCCGCGTGGTCACAAACTCGGTAATGCGACGCTCATGGGTGCGCCGGTTGTAATCCACGATTGCTCAGCCTACGGAGGCAGGCGGACATGTCCTGATACCTCGAAGACGCGCTTTGCTGAAGTTGCAGCGGTCTCTCGCGGGCCCGATCGATCGCTAAGACGGCGACACCCCGGCCGCACACCGCGGCAGTGCGAAGGGGGTAGATTCCCGACTTGTCACCAAGGTTAGATCGTTCTGTCGTTTGGTGTTATTCGCGACATTTGAGGTGAGTCGAGTCGGGTGCGTGGGCCATGGTCGAGTGGCTGCATTGTCGCAGCTAAGTGGGTGCCGTCGGGTGCGATGGGCAATCCTTTCGGCCTCTGTCCCCACGTTGTTCTACACCACGAATCCTGGTCTCCTGCTCATCCGGCAAGCCCGAGGAACACCAGCAGTGCGCGATCGAGTCGGATGAGGTCGCTATCGGCGAGACGGCCGACGCGCTCATGCACGTTCGCCCGCGGCATGGTGGTGATCTTGTCGACCATGATCTGGCTTGGCTGCTCAATGCCGGTTGCCACCGTCGGGTCCACAGCGATCCGGATCAGCGGCGCCTCGACGAGGTTGGTTGTCAGCGGACAGACCGTGACCGAGGCGGTCGCATCAAATCGGTCATCCTGAACGATGACGACCGGTCTCGGCTTGCCCGTATAGAAACCTCGTGCAGCGGCGACGTGGATATCGCCTCGCCTCACTCGGCGAGCTCGCCCTCGGCAGCCCAGTCGACAGAGATTGCATCGACGAAAGCTTGATCGTCGGCCTCATGCTCGCTGGCGGCGATAACAGCCGACTGGCGGTGAGCCTCTGCGGCGAATTCCGGCGCCCGCACATCAGGTACCCACATCTGGACAGGCCGAAGCCCCTGGGCGCGCAGCCGCCGACGATGTTCCTGCACCCGCTCTCGTGGGCTAGCCATGCACCGAGGTTACATGTAACATCCCGGGTCATCAACTCGGCTCGGCTGGCGCCGCGCTGTGCGCACCAAGCACGATCGGCTGCGGGCCATGGCCGCTGAGCAGGCATTGGCGCAGTCGAAACACCTGGCTCGCGAAGCCAACCTGATCGCCCGGATGCTCCAGAAGACGCGTTGGCGGTTCTTTGGCTTTGGCCCGGTTGGCTACTGGCTCGGCGCCAGCCCTACAGCGACCTGCTGCGCTGCGGAGCGTAGCCGCTGGTCCCACACGGCGAACACGGCGTCATCGACCCCAATAGCGAGGACACTGGCAAGGTGGACCGCGTCGGCGCCACGCAGCGCGTGCGCTGTGGCTAAATGTCCAGCGTGGTGAGCGATGTTCTCAGTCAGCTCCACCGCACGGGTGGCTGCCCAGTACTCTTCCCACATCACCTGGGCCTGAAGTTGTTCGTCGGTGCCCAAGCGGCGTGCACGGCCGGCAGCCGCTAGCGCCGCGCGCACCTCGGGGTAGGCCAACCGCGAAGAGACCGCGGCGTCGCAGCCATCCCAGAGCGCCGCGGCGATGTCGCTGTCATCCTCCTCAACGAGGAGTTTGATGAACGCGCTGCTGTCGAAGTAGACGATCGGCACGGGTCAGCGGCGTTGTTCGCTGACCAGGTCGGAGACCGACCCTCGAGCACGCACGCGTGGTGCCCCGCTGGCCGTGGGCCGGCCCGCCGATCGCGGCCGGCTCACCACACCCTGCCGGGTCAGCTGCTCCAGCAGCGGCGCGGCGTCCACGGCCACCAGCCGAACGACCGGGATTCCCCGGTCGGTCACGACGACCTCCTCGCCGGCACGGACACGCTCGATCCAGTCCGCGAGCTCGGCCCGCAACGTACTCACCGCAACCTCCATAACGGCAGTGTACAATATAAGAGCAACAACTTGTACATCGTGCCCGATCAAACCCCGGTGCCATCGACCGTTGAAGACGTGGCGAAGGGGTAGCTTACTGACTTGCGAGTAACGTCACCTGCCTTTGCCGTATTGCCTCATAGGTCTTGGCGAAATGGCTGTAAAAGCCATTGATTAGGGCCTGGGGTGTTGTTTGATATACGCGACGGGAACTCGGATGGGTAATACCCTAAAAAGGGTCCGGGGATAGTTGGGTGATCGCTGACGACAAGCACGCATCGCATGTGCATGTCATGCGCATGCGATAGTTTGCGGCTATGGCGGTTGCGATTCAGATCAAAGATGTCCCTGAAGAAGTTCGCGACGCGCTGGCCGCCCGCGCCGCGGCACGCGGTCAGTCCACCCAAACGTATCTGCGATCACTGTTGGAACGGGAGTACCAGGCTCAACGCAACCGGCAGCTCTTAGAGGCGCTGGCTGGTCATCGCAGCCTCACCATGACAGCCGAGGAAGTGACGGCGGTCATCCGCGCCGACCGCGACGGGTGAGTTCCCGCCTGTGATCATCGTGGACGCAGGTGTGCTGGTATCGGCGCTTACGAGCGACACGTCCCAAGGCGACGCGGCACGCGCAGCCCTAAACGACGACGACGGCTGGCTTGCACCGGCCCACATGCCGGGCGAGGTGCTACGCACCCTCCACAAAGCCGTACGGCGCAACCAATTGGAGCCCGAGGACGCCGAGGCCGTCGCTGACACCGTCACCGCACTCGCCATCGAATACGTGCTTCCGGATGCACTGCTCCTGCACACCGCCTGGGCCTGGCGGCACAACATCTCGATCTACGACGGCCTGTATGTCGCGGTCGCCGCCGAACGCTCTGCCGCCCTGATCACCGCCGACAGCCACTTGGCCAGTGCCACTGACCAGCTCAGTGTCCCCGTCGCGATCACCCTGATCTAGGTCCGCCGGCGATACGGGGGTTAAGCGGCTCGCATGGGGGTAGATAAACGGTTTGCCAGCAAATGTTTATGCCGGACATATTGTCGGTTTGTGAAAGTACCCTTTAGCGCATGGTTACTACACCCACCGCAAAACAGCAGGGTTGCTACTGCCGCATAAGCTCCGACCCCCAGGACAAACGGGCGGGCGTTGAACGCCAGCGCGCCGACACCACCGCGCTCTACGAGGTCAAAGAATGGATGCCGGTCGGCTTCTACGTAGACAACGACCGGTCGGCGAGCAATGGCAAGCAGCGGCCCCGGTGGGACGACCTTCTCGCTGACATCACGGCCGGGAAGATAGACGCCATCGCCGCCTGGGACCAGGACCGCGGGTGGGGATGATGCACGAGCTGGAGACGTTGCGCCGTTTCTTCGCCGGGGCTCGGTCGGTAGATCAAGCTGGCCACCACCGACCAAGGCGAGATCGACCTCTACTCACCGACCGGGGTGATGATGGCGCAGATCAAGAGGGCCGTCAGCGAGCACGAAATCGCCATGATGCGGGTGCGCCTGCGCCGCGCCGCCAGGCAGCGGGCCGAACGCGGATTCCCGAAGTGGCGCAGGTCTTTCGGCTAGCTGCCCGAGACTCGCGCAGCCAAGGATGACGACGCCATCCGCGAGATCGACCAGCGCACAGCGCCATTGATGCAGCAAGCCTATCGGATGCTTTTGGCGGATGCGTAGTTGAACGATATCGGCAGAGTGCTGAACGATGCTGGCGCATTTGGCCTTAACGGAAAACCGTGGAGCGCCAAAACGGTTTCGCTCTTCCTGCGCTCACCACGTAATGCCGGTTTGCGCTCCCATACCCGGCTCGACAAGTACGGCAAAGTGATCGGTGACTGATATCATCACGGTCCAAACGTAATTCGGCGTTCTCTTTACGCAGACGCTCCAACTCCGCGCGTTCACCAGCATCTAACACTGCGCCAGTATCACAGCCGAAGCCGCCTGGCGTTGCAGGCGCACCCAACGCCCCAGCACTTGATCACCCACACCAATCTCAGCACCACGTGAGCCACCAGGCGGCCGGTCTCAATCACCAGGTGGGCAGCCTGCTCCCGAAACTCGGGAGTGTACTTGCGACGCTTGCCCGACATGCGGACATCCTTCCTGGGGGACCAGCAGTCCCACCAGTCAGTTGTCCAACATCAGGGGTGAACCCCAGGACCAGATCGTTGACGAGGTTATGGAGCAGGTGCGTGCCTATCGCGCCGCGCACGGCATCCCAGAACTGGACGAGCCGGGCGAGTGTAACGGCGCGGCCGGTAGCGACGATTAGGGGATTGCCATGGCTGTCGATCTTGCCTGGAGCGCCGAGGAGCAGCAGCCCGAGCCTGAGCAGTTGGTGCCTGAGCTTGAGCTGGCCGAGCCCGGTCCGCCACGTCACTGGCCGGTGGTGCAGGTGTTCGGTCTGGTGTGCGGCGGCCTGGTGGCGTTGGCGGTGGCCAGCGTCGCGACCATGACCGGGCGCTTCGGCATTCGCAATATTCTAAGCGTGTGAGGGCGCGCGGCGATTGCGAAACGGCCATGTGCCGCTGAACCCAGCCCCCCGGCCGCCCACCACCTGAGTGAGGCTGCTCCTGCCCTCCAAGAAATTTGTGAAAGTGCCGACGCGCCTGGTAAACTGCCACTCATCTCAACTGAGAGGGATATCAATGCATGGGGTTCGCATGTTTCGGGCAGTATTCACCGGCGCTGCTGTTGCGATAGCGGCCATTGGATTGCTTGGTGCGCTACCAATTAAAGCATCTGCCGATCAGGACAGCTACCTGGCGCGGCTGCAGCAAGAAATCCCCAACGTCTACGAACGATATGGGCCAGAATCACTTGTGAATGAAGGTAATAAAGTCTGTGACTGGGAAGCGCAAGGGATGTCGGATGACGCAGTCGTGGAACGAATAAGGGGCGATCTGCCCATGTCAGATAGTGCCGCGAGCTGGGTGGAAATTTTAGCCCAAAACGAATTGGGGTGCTGATCCAGGGCCGCGCGCGACCGGCTCTCGGTGACCAGAAACATGGTGATCGAGAACGTGACGATCGAGACGGAGACCGGCCACGGACACACCCGGCGACCAGCGAGGGACGACCACGTTGGCGACCACCCCACCCTTCAGACAGCCCATCCGATCTGCCAGCACTTTCGCCGGCACCCGGCCGATCACGGCCAGTGCCTCAGCGATCATCGCCAGCGTCGGCAACACTTTCCGATCGGCGGCGAACCGCACGAACCGCCACCGCGAGAACGCCAGCACCGCGCAGAACACGAACAACTCCGGCGCGGCCTCAGCCCAGTCGATCACCAGGTATTCAC
This window contains:
- a CDS encoding AbrB/MazE/SpoVT family DNA-binding domain-containing protein, whose protein sequence is MDVAAKLTSKGQVTVPKAVRDALGLKEGDEVIFRVEGSRAVLARTPNFLTLAETVRVPAAKRNVAWDEVIRRTRAARTADRR
- a CDS encoding type II toxin-antitoxin system VapC family toxin; this translates as MIIVDAGVLVSALTSDTSQGDAARAALNDDDGWLAPAHMPGEVLRTLHKAVRRNQLEPEDAEAVADTVTALAIEYVLPDALLLHTAWAWRHNISIYDGLYVAVAAERSAALITADSHLASATDQLSVPVAITLI
- a CDS encoding competence/damage-inducible protein A is translated as MPVSVRAGIVVTGTEVLSGRVQDRNGPWIADRLFELGVELAHLTICGDRARDIEAQLRFLAGEGVNLIVTSGGLGPTADDMTVETVARFCGRQLVLDTTLEAKIAAILRSLMPDRVDFDAVRAANRKQAMIPAGSQVIDPVGTAPGLVVPGKPTLVVLPGPPRELQPMWPTAVQTPAVQQAIAGRTIYRQETVRMFGLPESGLAETLREADKRIPGFRLLEITTCLRRGEIEMVTRYQPDAAGVYQQLIELLREKHRQHIFSEDGSRVDDQVALLLAGRRVATAESCTAGLLAARLTERPGSSAYLTGGVVAYANEAKVQLLDVDSALIEAHGAVSEPVAEAMAAGALRRFDADTAIAITGIAGPGGGTAEKPVGTVCFSVMLAGGHTLTRTVRLPGGRDDIRERSTTVAMHLLRRALSDTRETS
- a CDS encoding PIN domain-containing protein — its product is MTAIIDTNVLVRHLTGDPPEMAARATAYLGTERELLLTDLIVAKTVYVLESFYEAPREQVAEAMRSLITFDSIVCVDPALLLRSIEVYETDRIDFAEAYLVACAESTGVIKIASFDRAIDRVKTVERIEPPPI
- a CDS encoding antitoxin MazE family protein translates to MASPRERVQEHRRRLRAQGLRPVQMWVPDVRAPEFAAEAHRQSAVIAASEHEADDQAFVDAISVDWAAEGELAE
- a CDS encoding type II toxin-antitoxin system Phd/YefM family antitoxin, which produces MEVAVSTLRAELADWIERVRAGEEVVVTDRGIPVVRLVAVDAAPLLEQLTRQGVVSRPRSAGRPTASGAPRVRARGSVSDLVSEQRR
- a CDS encoding type II toxin-antitoxin system VapC family toxin, whose protein sequence is MPIVYFDSSAFIKLLVEEDDSDIAAALWDGCDAAVSSRLAYPEVRAALAAAGRARRLGTDEQLQAQVMWEEYWAATRAVELTENIAHHAGHLATAHALRGADAVHLASVLAIGVDDAVFAVWDQRLRSAAQQVAVGLAPSQ
- a CDS encoding recombinase family protein, encoding MVTTPTAKQQGCYCRISSDPQDKRAGVERQRADTTALYEVKEWMPVGFYVDNDRSASNGKQRPRWDDLLADITAGKIDAIAAWDQDRGWG
- a CDS encoding type II toxin-antitoxin system PemK/MazF family toxin; its protein translation is MRRGDIHVAAARGFYTGKPRPVVIVQDDRFDATASVTVCPLTTNLVEAPLIRIAVDPTVATGIEQPSQIMVDKITTMPRANVHERVGRLADSDLIRLDRALLVFLGLAG
- a CDS encoding recombinase family protein, giving the protein MNDIGRVLNDAGAFGLNGKPWSAKTVSLFLRSPRNAGLRSHTRLDKYGKVIGD
- a CDS encoding FitA-like ribbon-helix-helix domain-containing protein, giving the protein MAVAIQIKDVPEEVRDALAARAAARGQSTQTYLRSLLEREYQAQRNRQLLEALAGHRSLTMTAEEVTAVIRADRDG
- a CDS encoding DUF732 domain-containing protein, translating into MFRAVFTGAAVAIAAIGLLGALPIKASADQDSYLARLQQEIPNVYERYGPESLVNEGNKVCDWEAQGMSDDAVVERIRGDLPMSDSAASWVEILAQNELGC